A DNA window from Daucus carota subsp. sativus chromosome 3, DH1 v3.0, whole genome shotgun sequence contains the following coding sequences:
- the LOC108211932 gene encoding uncharacterized protein LOC108211932: MATTSELYNLSHHEFVHVSHHHPLILIDDFDSSRVAAPLVCCICETPIIGVSPAYTCSLKHSPCSFFLHKRCAESSPKRIVHHMHPQHQLDLFERSYYLREIKGRVCIELADVYCAACTRQIYPDILAYNCRLCELDWVRQESATIVDPFALCARCALMESVLDHEGHHHSLTLLHRTACFSCDACGIKAEEFGSYICHSCHFWIHSSCAAYPRTIKLRIHEDDTLQLIYSIPEMYRRFIRHCPICSQGLEPKNWAYFCEESGYFVHIKCAAELLASGKNVIETEDDNEQTYSDLLQFPLPRIESLVQNLIAAHRSGKWTHQRNAIEDEVDKLFLFEELEDADHNSDDDDNDTNNLIDNGKESPLINHRSTHPERKLFLLEELEDADHKSDDDDETDTNNHIDDGKESPLINHRSHPEHKLFLLEELEDADHNSDNDERDTDDRIDEMLVCDGCVQPISTASNKRYYGCIGCNYFLHTTCANHLPLQSRPGDCPQDPQHILKLHNYNTSPLETTLCCRCNARTNGFTYRCSPCKNSICISCYLTPHKIKHEYHKHPLVQREATWNKTCNACLQKRSVEYGCESCSDIQIHLSCAVSFPKTIHHRWDSHSISLIYPPIYYKGLRYCEKCELEVNPEAWLYRCSECDQFFHPLCIRQPHLKLGHTIDPSITHTFHPHPLTLKMIYKNRYPQRLHKSLSCRERICLGNILDEPQQLVLECAGCNYIMCLYCSSRQISLKPLKL, encoded by the exons ATGGCAACAACTAGTGAGCTTTATAATCTTAGTCATCATGAGTTTGTTCATGTTAGCCATCATCATCCATTGATACTCATCGATGATTTCGACAGTAGTCGCGTTGCAGCACCACTCGTGTGCTGTATATGCGAAACTCCGATAATAGGAGTCTCTCCTGCATACACATGCTCTCTTAAGCATTCTCCTTGTTCTTTTTTCCTGCACAAAAGATGTGCAGAATCATCACCCAAACGTATCGTACACCATATGCATCCACAACACCAGCTTGACCTCTTTGAACGTAGTTATTACCTCAGAGAAATCAAGGGCAGAGTTTGCATTGAGCTTGCCGATGTCTATTGTGCAGCTTGTACCCGCCAGATCTATCCAGACATTCTGGCTTACAATTGTAGATTATGTGAGTTGGATTGGGTAAGACAAGAATCTGCAACAATTGTAGATCCATTTGCATTGTGCGCAAGATGTGCTTTGATGGAGTCGGTGCTGGATCACGAGGGACACCACCACTCGCTAACATTACTGCACAGGACAGCTTGTTTCTCGTGTGATGCTTGTGGAattaaagctgaagaatttggTTCTTATATATGTCATTCTTGTCACTTCTGGATCCACAGCAGCTGCGCTGCATACCCTCGCACCATCAAACTCCGAATTCACGAGGACGATACTCTGCAGCTCATTTATTCTATTCCAGAAATGTACAGGAGATTCATTAGGCATTGCCCCATCTGCAGCCAAGGGCTCGAGCCAAAGAACTGGGCCTATTTCTGTGAGGAGTCGGGATATTTTGTTCACATCAAGTGTGCTGCTGAATTATTAGC GTCAGGGAAAAATGTGATTGAAACTGAAGATGATAATGAGCAAACATATTCTGATCTGTTGCAATTTCCACTCCCAAGAATAGAATCTTTGGTGCAGAATTTAATAGCAGCTCACCGATCAGGCAAATGGACTCATCAAAGGAACGCAATAGAAGATGAAGTTGATAAGTTGTTTCTTTTTGAAGAACTTGAAGATGCTGATCAtaacagtgatgatgatgacaatgatactAACAATCTTATTGATAATGGCAAGGAGAGTCCACTAATCAATCACCGGAGTACTCATCCAGAGCGTAAGTTGTTTCTTTTGGAAGAACTTGAAGATGCTGATCAtaaaagtgatgatgatgatgagacGGACACTAACAATCATATTGATGATGGCAAGGAAAGTCCCCTAATCAATCACCGGAGTCATCCAGAGCATAAGTTGTTTCTTTTGGAAGAACTTGAAGATGCTGATCATAACAGTGATAATGATGAGAGGGATACTGACGACCGTATTGATGAGATGTTGGTGTGTGATGGATGTGTCCAACCAATCTCAACAGCTTCGAATAAACGTTACTATGGCTGCATCGGATGCAATTATTTCCTCCACACTACTTGTGCCAATCACTTGCCCTTGCAGTCCCGTCCAGGAGATTGTCCACAGGATCCTCAACACATATTAAAGCTTCATAATTACAATACTAGTCCATTAGAAACTACTCTCTGCTGTCGATGCAATGCACGTACCAATGGATTCACATATCGCTGCTCCCCATGTAAGAATTCTATTTGCATTTCCTGTTATCTAACACCTCACAAAATTAAACATGAGTATCATAAGCACCCCTTAGTTCAGCGTGAAGCCACGTGGAACAAAACTTGCAACGCTTGTTTACAGAAAAGAAGCGTTGAGTACGGATGTGAAAGTTGCAGTGACATCCAGATTCATCTAAGTTGCGCTGTGTCATTCCCAAAAACAATACATCACAGATGGGATTCTCATTCTATTTCGTTGATATATCCTCCAATATATTACAAGGGCTTAAGATACTGTGAGAAATGCGAGCTGGAAGTAAATCCAGAAGCCTGGTTGTATCGTTGCAGCGAATGTGATCAATTTTTTCATCCCTTATGCATTCGACAACCTCATCTGAAGCTCGGCCATACGATAGATCCATCAATTACTCATACTTTTCACCCGCACCCCTTAACGTTAAAGATGATATACAAAAACAGGTATCCTCAACGTCTACATAAATCTTTGTCCTGTAGAGAAAGAATTTGTTTAGGGAACATTCTTGATGAACCTCAACAACTAGTCTTAGAATGTGCTGGTTGTAATTATATAATGTGTCTATATTGTTCCTCCCGGCAAATCAGTTTAAAGCCTTTAAAACTATGA
- the LOC108210674 gene encoding pentatricopeptide repeat-containing protein At5g42310, chloroplastic has protein sequence MNLRLSLGLNPYLYPPAHLSAACFRAYCYYAHLKFKKSNVSCCSIIPKTFEDFSTSSCYNAIENFKYDTNTMEMSFELYNDLICTFCKEGDVDDAMNVVSEMEALGFRPNSVTYSCLVTSLASHGRTCEAEAIFQEMLQIGFKPRRKLCNLLLSSFLRKGLLGLAYQLLLQMDYFNLKKNRETYEILLDYYVSAGRLEDTWSVIAMMKREGFRLDSFVCSKVIGLYRDNGMWNKALGIVREMREIGLVPDKRIYNSIIDTLGKFGELGEALEVFDKMQQEGISPDITTWNSLIQWHCKHGKVSNALELFTKMQQQGLYPDVKIFVTIISCLGEQGKWDVIKKNFEKLKGWGHQRSGAVYAVLVDIYGQYGRFQDAEECINALRSEGVQLSASLFCVLANAYAQQGLCKQTVKVLKLMEAEGIEPNLIMLNVLINAFAIAQRHLEALSVYQHIKESGISPDVVTFTTLMKAFIRSKKFDKVPLIYKEMESAGCTPDRKARELLQTALMVIEKPQI, from the exons ATGAATCTGAGGTTGTCTTTAGGCTTGAATCCGTATCTTTATCCTCCTGCCCATTTGTCTGCTGCTTGTTTTAGAGCCTACTGTTACTATGCCCACCTAAAATTTAAGAAATCGAATGTTTCTTGCTGTTCCATTATTCCGAAAACATTTGAAGATTTTAGTACAAGCAGCTGTTATAATGCCATTGAGAATTTTAAGTATGACACCAATACGATGGAAATGtcttttgaattatataatgACTTGATATGCACCTTTTGTAAAGAAGGGGATGTTGATGATGCTATGAATGTTGTTTCGGAGATGGAAGCTTTAGGCTTTCGTCCAAACTCCGTAACGTATTCTtgcttggtaactagtcttgCAAGTCATGGCAGAACCTGCGAAGCTGAGGCAATCTTTCAAGAAATGTTACAAATTGGGTTCAAGCCTAGACGTAAATTGTGTAATTTGTTACTTTCAAGTTTCTTGAGGAAAGGTCTTTTAGGACTGGCATATCAGCTTTTATTGCAAATGGATTATTTCAATTTGAAGAAAAATCGGGAAACATACGAGATCCTTCTTGATTATTATGTTTCTGCGGGGCGGTTGGAAGATACATGGTCAGTCATTGCTATGATGAAGCGCGAGGGTTTTCGCCTTGATTCATTTGTTTGTAGCAAGGTTATTGGCCTTTATAGGGACAATGGGATGTGGAACAAAGCTTTAGGTATtgtgagagagatgagagaaattGGGTTAGTGCCTGATAAGCGGATTTATAATAGTATTATTGATACATTAGGGAAATTTGGTGAGCTAGGAGAAGCTTTAgaagtgtttgataaaatgcaaCAAGAAGGAATAAGTCCAGACATCACGACATGGAATTCTTTGATCCAGTGGCATTGCAAGCATGGCAAAGTTTCTAATGCTCTCGAGTTGTTTACTAAAATGCAGCAGCAAGGGCTATATCCTGATGTAAAGATCTTCGTCACAATAATAAGTTGTTTGGGGGAGCAGGGTAAATGGGACGTTATAAAGAAAAACTTTGAGAAACTGAAAGGTTGGGGACATCAAAGAAGTGGAGCTGTATATGCAGTTCTAGTTGATATTTATGGGCAGTATGGTAGATTTCAGGATGCAGAAGAGTGTATAAATGCTTTAAGGTCCGAAGGTGTACAACTTTCGGCTAGCCTGTTTTGTGTGCTAGCAAATGCCTATGCACAACAG GGATTATGTAAGCAGACAGTTAAGGTTCTTAAGCTCATGGAAGCAGAAGGAATTGAACCGAACCTTATCATGCTAAACGTCTTGATCAATGCGTTTGCTATTGCTCAAAGGCATTTGGAGGCACTGTCAGTTTATCAACATATCAAAGAAAGT GGTATTAGTCCAGATGTGGTTACCTTCACTACACTTATGAAGGCATTTATAAGGTCAAAAAAGTTCGATAAG GTACCTTTGATATATAAAGAAATGGAGTCAGCCGGATGTACGCCAGATAGGAAGGCTAGAGAATTGCTGCAAACTGCATTAATGGTCATTGAAAAACCGCAGATCTAG
- the LOC108212454 gene encoding uncharacterized protein LOC108212454, giving the protein MDRSWLRADRRTREFQLGVNELLNFAVQNGCDANKISCPCIKCAHSKSWNAQMVKDHLFQNGIDETYTCWIWHGENDTDQSPMATEHTDSSQSVEQIPIKTDGDDDLSLDSSDLLRHLQSENEPLYSGCEGFTKMTALVKLYNLKAKFEMSDNCFSELLLLVGTMLPEGNSLPSSFGEAKKALCSLGMEYEKIHVCPNDCLLYRGDIDEDESSCRICHASRWKKNKKGEDIEGIPAKVLWYFPLLPRLRNLFNSPQTAKDLTWHHTERVKDNKIRHPADSKTWKDVDEKWPEFASEPRNLRLALSSDGFNPFHGKGTDHSCWPVLLSIYNLPPWICMKRKYIMLCLLISGPNQPGNDIDVFLQPLIEDLQKLWHGKQVYDAYKQESFLLRGILLWTISDYPAFGSLSGNIVKGYNGCVVCVDETKATRLPNYKKTVVMRHRRWLPRDHPYRKQKAAFDNTVEKGSAPIPLTGEEVFERVQHLRGHVYGKTQRKRKRNKNDPRPVWKKHSIFFQLEYWKFLPVRHILDVMHIEKNVCEALLGTLLNIPKKTKDKESVRLDMAAMGIRLNLRPETAGKKEKLPLASWNLTHQEKKIVCSSFLGTKLPDGFCSNIRSLVSMETLRLTKMKSHDCHMILHHLLPIAIRSSLHKKVRDTVIRFCLFFKAICSKVIEVDKLEKMQSQLVITICQLEKYFPPSLFDIMIHLSIHLVREVELCGPIFLRWMYPFERYMKTFKGYVRNRARPEGCIAEAYIAEEAVECLVNFEEATVGVPENGRRTKDLICRPLSGATMITPSIKDLNLAHLCVLQNSTDVVPYFDEHMSFLMDEFPEHGNDDMWLKNKQNETFPKWFKEKIASDLLDGKEIPHEIRWIADGPNSDVPTFSGYKVHGVPFSTKSRDDARQVQCSGVCVDAETMVVQATDRNINHTSHTYNGVINNIWELDYNSFRIPLFLCKWVDMNRGIKTDELGYVLVNLNKSGFLNDPFVLATHVKQVCYIDDPLEKSWSVVLKFPERKHYDDIEDENEGSVEVELESEFFMPDLPDDDLHEDASYMRDVDERIQLE; this is encoded by the exons ATGGATAGATCATGGTTGAGGGCTGATAGGAGAACACGGGAGTTTCAATTGGGTGTGAATGAATTGTTGAATTTTGCAGTACAAAATGGGTGTGATGCAAACAAAATTAGTTGTCCTTGTATAAAATGTGCACACAGTAAATCATGGAACGCTCAAATGGTGAAAGATCATCTTTTTCAGAATGGTATTGATGAGACCTACACATGTTGGATTTGGCATGGAGAGAATGATACAGACCAAAGTCCAATGGCCACTGAACATACTGATAGTTCACAATCTGTGGAACAAATCCCCATCAAAACAGATGGAGACGATGATCTTTCCCTGGATTCCTCAGATTTGTTAAGGCATCTACAATCTGAAAATGAACCTCTGTATTCAGGATGTGAAGGGTTTACCAAGATGACAGCTTTAGTGAAGTTATATAACTTGAAAGCAAAATTCGAGATGTCCGATAATTGTTTCTCTGAACTCCTACTTCTGGTTGGCACTATGCTTCCAGAAGGTAACTCTCTTCCTTCTTCCTTTGGTGAAGCTAAGAAGGCCTTGTGTTCTTTAGGAATGGAGTACGAAAAAATACATGTGTGTCCGAATGACTGCCTTTTATATCGTGGTGATATAGATGAAGATGAGTCTAGTTGCCGCATTTGTCATGCCTCAAGATGGAAGAAGAACAAAAAAGGAGAGGACATTGAAGGCATTCCAGCCAAGGTTCTTTGGTATTTTCCGTTATTGCCACGATTGAGAAATTTGTTTAATTCACCTCAAACGGCAAAGGACCTAACCTGGCACCACACAGAGAGAGTGAAGGATAATAAAATACGTCATCCTGCAGATTCAAAAACATGGAAGGACGTCGATGAGAAGTGGCCTGAATTTGCTTCTGAACCTAGAAACCTTCGGTTGGCTTTATCATCTGATGGTTTTAATCCTTTCCACGGCAAAGGTACCGATCACTCTTGTTGGCCTGTTTTGCTATCAATTTACAATCTTCCACCGTGGATTTGTATGAAAAGAAAGTATATAATGCTATGTCTACTGATATCCGGACCAAATCAGCCCGGAAATGACATTGATGTATTTCTTCAACCACTAATAGAAGATCTGCAGAAATTATGGCATGGAAAGCAAGTGTATGATGCATACAAGCAGGAGTCTTTCCTACTCAGGGGCATATTATTGTGGACAATCAGCGACTATCCAGCATTTGGTAGCTTATCGGGCAACATTGTCAAAGGCTATAACGGTTGTGTGGTATGTGTTGATGAGACAAAAGCTACAAGGCTTCCTAATTACAAGAAGACAGTGGTTATGAGGCATCGAAGGTGGTTACCACGTGACCACCCATATCGAAAACAGAAAGCAGCGTTTGATAACACGGTTGAAAAAGGTTCTGCACCTATTCCTTTAACAGGGGAGGAAGTTTTTGAAAGAGTACAACATTTGCGAGGCCATGTCTATGGTAAGACACAACGAAAACGAAAGCGAAATAAAAATGATCCTCGTCCTGTTTGGAAGAAGCATTCTATTTTTTTCCAACTCGAGTACTGGAAGTTCTTGCCGGTGAGGCATATTCTCGATGTCATGCATATCGAGAAAAACGTATGTGAAGCTTTATTAGGTACTTTGCTCAATATACCAAAAAAGACAAAAGATAAGGAATCTGTTCGTCTTGACATGGCTGCAATGGGAATAAGATTGAATCTCAGGCCAGAAACGGCAGGGAAAAAGGAGAAATTGCCTTTGGCATCTTGGAATTTGACCCATCAGGAAAAGAAAATTGTTTGCTCATCATTTTTAGGAACGAAGTTGCCTGATGGATTTTGTTCTAATATTAGAAGTCTAGTATCAATGGAAACTCTCCGACTCACCAAAATGAAATCTCATGACTGCCATATGATTTTACATCACTTACTCCCAATTGCGATTCGGTCATCACTGCATAAGAAGGTCAGGGACACTGTTATTAGATTTTGTCTCTTCTTTAAGGCTATTTGTAGTAAAGTCATTGAAGTTGATAAATTGGAGAAAATGCAGTCTCAATTGGTTATAACAATATGCCAACTTGAAAAATATTTCCCCCCTTCCTTGTTTGACATAATGATTCACCTTTCAATTCATCTTGTGCGAGAGGTTGAGCTGTGCGGACCAATTTTCCTTAGGTGGATGTATCCATTCGAAAGATACATGAAAACATTCAAAGGATATGTAAGAAACAGGGCTCGGCCAGAGGGTTGTATTGCAGAGGCATATATTGCAGAGGAGGCAGTTGAGTGTTTAGTTAATTTTGAAGAAGCAACTGTCGGAGTTCCAGAAAATGGAAGGCGTACAAAGGATTTAATTTGCAGACCACTATCTGGTGCCACAATGATCACCCCGAGCATCAAAGATTTAAACCTTGCACATTTGTGCGTCCTACAAAATAGCACGGATGTTGTGCCATATTTTGA tgAACACATGTCATTCTTGATGGACGAATTCCCAGAACATGGAAATGATGATATGTGGTTAAAGAACAAGCAAAATGAAACTTTTCCGAAATGGTTTAAAGAAAAG ATTGCATCAGATTTACTAGATGGGAAGGAGATACCACACGAGATAAGATGGATTGCAGATGGGCCTAACAGCGATGTGCCTACATTCAGTGGTTATAAGGTACATGGGGTTCCATTTAGCACCAAGTCTCGGGATGATGCACGTCAAGTTCAATGTAGTGGAGTGTGTGTAGATGCTGAAACAATGGTTGTGCAAGCTACTGACAGAAATATTAATCATACGTCACATACATACAATggagttataaataatatatgggAGTTGGACTATAACAGCTTTAGGATCCCTCTTTTTTTATGCAAATGGGTTGATATGAATAGAGGGATCAAGACTGATGAACTAGGATATGTATTAGTCAATTTGAACAAGTCTGGTTTTTTGAATGATCCATTTGTATTAGCAACACATGTTAAGCAGGTTTGTTATATTGATGACCCCCTCGAGAAATCATGGTCAGTGGTATTGAAGTTTCCCGAGAGAAAACACTACGATGATATTGAAGATGAAAATGAAGGATCCGTTGAAGTTGAGCTTGAGTCTGAGTTTTTTATGCCCGATTTACCAGATGATGATTTGCACGAGGATGCTAGTTACATGCGTGATGTAGATGAACGAATTCAACTAGAATGA
- the LOC108215273 gene encoding uncharacterized protein LOC108215273, which yields MVYLSLLSPPLSPRLSPVGPPITTCSSSPCWHQPLTIFNHRQFHSPIHFNFTLNKPLSSSFPCNCSNEQQLSHDSDDDDEDGQGVVEYVADTANTWNSRLPDRWDVLGLGQAMVDFSGMVDDEFLERLGIEKGTRKLVNHEERGRVLRAMDGCSYKAAAGGSLSNSLVALARLGGQPIGGPPLNVAMAGSVGSDPLGGFYRTKLRRANVNFLSEAVKDGTTGTVIVLTTPDAQRTMLAYQGTSSRIDYDPCLASIISKTNILVVEGYLFELPDTIKTITKACELARRSGVIVAVTASDVSCIERHYDNFWEIIENYADIVFTNSDEARALCHFSSEESPITSTRYLSHFIPLVSVTDGPRGSYIGVKGEAVCIPPYSPCVPVDTCGAGDAYASGILYGILRGLSDVKGMGTLAARVASVVVGQQGTRLRVQDAVRLAESFSLHTDGTSVLTDVNSDQISNSL from the exons ATGGTGTATttatctctcctctctcctcctCTCTCTCCTCGACTCTCTCCCGTTGGTCCACCAATCACGACTTGTTCTTCTTCCCCCTGTTGGCATCAACCACTCACTATATTCAATCACCGCCAATTCCATTCCCCAATCCATTTCAATTTTACCTTGAACAAACccctctcttcttcttttccgTGTAATTGCAGCAATGAGCAACAACTATCCCACGATAGCGATGACGATGACGAAGATGGACAAGGAGTGGTGGAGTATGTTGCCGACACCGCCAACACGTGGAATTCCCGCTTGCCTGACCGCTGGGATGTGTTAGGTCTCGGCCAAGCTATG GTAGATTTTTCTGGCATGGTTGATGATGAATTTTTGGAGAGACTGGGGATTGAGAAGGGTACTAGAAAGCTCGTTAATCATGAAGAGAGAGGAAGGGTATTGCGTGCAATGGATGGATGCAGCTATAAAGCTGCAGCTGGTGGATCTCTTTCTAACAGCCTAGTCGCGTTGGCCAGGCTTGGTGGTCAACCAATTGGGGGGCCTCCTTTGAATGTAGCCATGGCAGGCAGTGTTGGAAGCGACCCACTTGGTGGATTTTACAG AACAAAACTGCGTCGGGCAAATGTAAATTTTCTGTCTGAAGCAGTTAAAGATGGCACAACAGGGACGGTTATAGTTCTTACAACTCCTGATGCTCAGCGGACAATGCTTGCATATCAG GGGACATCTTCAAGGATTGATTACGATCCCTGCTTGGCTAGCATAATttccaaaacaaatatattagtAGTTGAAGGATATCTATTCGAACTTCCTGACACGATTAAGACAATTACCAAAGCATGTGAACTTGCTCGGAGAAGTGGTGTGATTGTTGCTGTCACAGCATCAGATGTCTCCTGCATTGAGAGACATTATGATAATTTCTG GGAAATCATTGAAAATTATGCGGATATCGTCTTCACAAATAGTGATGAAGCAAGGGCTTTGTGTCATTTCTCCTCGGAGGAAAGCCCTATAACTTCGACGAGATACCTTAGTCACTTTATCCCACTAGTATCCGTTACAGATGGTCCAAGAGGTTCTTACATTGGTGTAAAAGGGGAAGCTGTATGTATACCTCCTTATTCTCCATGCGTGCCAGTGGATACTTGTGGTGCTGGTGATGCATATGCTTCAGGTATCCTATATGGTATATTACGTGGTTTGTCAGATGTAAAAGGCATGGGAACTCTAGCGGCTAGGGTCGCCTCTGTAGTTGTTGGACAGCAGGGAACCCGTCTGAGGGTTCAAGATGCTGTGCGGTTAGCTGAATCATTTTCACTACATACTGATGGTACGTCGGTTTTGACAGATGTAAATTCTGATCAAATCTCTAATAGCTTGTAA